The Opitutales bacterium ASA1 genome window below encodes:
- a CDS encoding TRAM domain-containing protein, which produces MNRTLLPIRVVFLLVCCLGGWLVTFTVKEWDGYWLLGTVVGGLIGALTVLTDVLLKGFSLRGMSAVTFGLGVGTLVAWLIGSSPLLEYGEEQIVFLVRLALFLICGYLGMVLALRGADEFQLVIPYVRFVPHEVDVPLVVLDTSALIDGRIVRICEAHFLASALIVPEFVVRELHEMADAREPSRQARGRRGLSALNELRALPHVDLRVVESDASKGGGSEEKLVFLAQTMKAKLLTTDFPLTQRAQFHGVPCLNMNALSKALHTELQAGERVRVDLVKPGRDAGQAVGYLADGSMVVVENGAPQIGKSIEVEVTSILPSAGGKMIFARPVERR; this is translated from the coding sequence GTGAATCGAACGCTGCTCCCCATCCGCGTCGTCTTTCTGCTCGTCTGCTGCCTCGGTGGCTGGCTGGTGACCTTCACCGTCAAGGAATGGGACGGCTACTGGTTGCTCGGTACGGTGGTGGGTGGATTGATCGGCGCGCTCACCGTGCTGACGGACGTGTTGCTGAAGGGCTTTTCGCTGCGGGGGATGTCTGCGGTGACGTTCGGTTTGGGAGTGGGGACGCTCGTGGCGTGGTTGATCGGTTCGTCACCACTTCTCGAATACGGCGAGGAGCAGATCGTGTTTCTCGTGCGATTGGCGCTGTTTTTGATCTGTGGTTATCTGGGCATGGTCTTGGCGTTGAGAGGCGCGGACGAGTTTCAGCTCGTGATCCCGTACGTGCGTTTCGTGCCGCACGAGGTGGACGTGCCGCTCGTGGTGCTGGACACGAGCGCGTTGATCGACGGGAGGATCGTGCGGATCTGCGAGGCGCACTTCCTCGCTTCGGCATTGATCGTGCCGGAGTTCGTGGTGCGCGAACTGCACGAGATGGCGGACGCGCGCGAGCCGTCGCGGCAGGCGCGCGGGCGACGCGGGTTGAGCGCGCTCAACGAGCTGCGCGCGCTTCCACACGTCGATCTGCGCGTCGTGGAGAGCGATGCGAGTAAAGGCGGCGGATCGGAGGAGAAGCTCGTGTTTCTCGCTCAGACGATGAAGGCGAAGTTGCTGACGACGGACTTCCCGCTGACGCAACGCGCGCAGTTTCACGGGGTGCCTTGCCTCAACATGAACGCGTTGTCGAAGGCGCTGCACACCGAGTTGCAGGCCGGCGAGCGGGTGCGGGTGGACCTGGTGAAGCCCGGACGCGACGCGGGGCAGGCGGTCGGGTACCTCGCGGACGGCTCGATGGTCGTGGTGGAGAACGGCGCGCCGCAGATCGGCAAGTCGATCGAGGTGGAAGTGACCAGCATCCTGCCTTCGGCGGGTGGCAAGATGATCTTCGCGCGTCCGGTCGAACGGCGTTGA
- a CDS encoding EVE domain-containing protein — MNHWLVKQEPDTYSWEDFVADGRTTWDGVRNFQARNNLRAMKRGDSVLFYASVGPKCVMGTAKVGREAFPDPTADEGDWSAVELVVDKTLEHPVTLDAIKARPDLAELPLIRQSRLSVMPLSKAHYDAIVALGR, encoded by the coding sequence ATGAATCACTGGCTGGTCAAACAAGAACCCGACACCTACTCGTGGGAAGATTTCGTCGCCGACGGTCGCACAACGTGGGACGGCGTCCGCAACTTCCAAGCCCGCAACAACCTCCGCGCCATGAAGCGCGGCGACTCCGTGCTCTTCTATGCCAGCGTCGGGCCGAAATGCGTGATGGGCACCGCCAAGGTCGGCCGCGAGGCGTTTCCCGATCCGACCGCCGACGAAGGCGATTGGTCCGCCGTCGAACTCGTCGTCGACAAGACGCTCGAACACCCGGTCACCCTCGACGCGATCAAAGCCCGTCCCGACTTGGCCGAGCTTCCCCTCATCCGCCAAAGCCGCCTCTCCGTCATGCCACTGAGCAAGGCACACTACGACGCCATCGTCGCGCTCGGCCGCTGA
- the aroA gene encoding 3-phosphoshikimate 1-carboxyvinyltransferase: protein MLADPYPITPFVRPADAAVALPGSKSITNRALLLAALAEGETTLEGALFSEDTAIMADSLRRMGFALETDEARQRITIGGRAGEIPAPEAQLFVGLAGTAARFLTALCCAAPTGTFGIDGVPQMRKRPMSGLLEALRALGARIESAEGFLPLRITASGLDGGAVVLDATSSSQLLSALLMVAPLARAPVRVRLADPSYRREYVTMTLRMMERFGQPPARYSADGLLVEPEHGHAYRSPGGRFAVEPDASAASYFLALPVVSAGRIRLPGIPRDSLQGDTAFAEVIRAVGATIEHGEGGLVCTFPRAHEPSAVRRDFHAISDTFLTLAAIAPLLDGVTRITGIAHTRKQETDRVSGMATELRKLGQHVIEEHDSLEIHPRPLVPHTEIETYHDHRFAMSFAVLGCHDLLGDGKPWLTIRNPACCAKTFPRFFETLEEVRSRSTRS, encoded by the coding sequence ATGCTCGCCGACCCGTATCCGATCACTCCCTTCGTCCGACCCGCCGATGCGGCGGTCGCGCTGCCCGGCTCGAAGAGCATCACCAACCGCGCCCTCCTCCTTGCCGCCCTCGCCGAAGGCGAAACCACCCTCGAGGGTGCCCTCTTCAGCGAAGACACCGCCATCATGGCGGACTCCCTCCGGCGCATGGGCTTCGCGCTCGAAACCGACGAGGCCCGCCAGCGTATCACCATCGGCGGACGAGCGGGCGAGATCCCCGCGCCGGAAGCGCAGCTCTTCGTGGGTCTCGCGGGTACCGCTGCCCGCTTCCTCACCGCCCTCTGCTGCGCCGCCCCGACCGGCACATTCGGGATCGACGGCGTCCCGCAGATGCGCAAACGCCCCATGTCGGGCCTCCTCGAAGCGTTGCGCGCGCTCGGCGCACGCATCGAGTCCGCTGAAGGTTTCCTTCCGCTTCGCATAACCGCGTCCGGGCTCGACGGAGGTGCAGTCGTACTCGACGCCACATCCAGCAGCCAACTTCTCTCCGCCCTGTTGATGGTCGCCCCCCTCGCGCGCGCTCCCGTCCGCGTCCGCCTCGCCGACCCCTCCTACCGTCGCGAATACGTCACCATGACGCTCCGCATGATGGAGCGCTTCGGCCAACCTCCGGCGCGATACAGTGCAGACGGACTCCTCGTCGAACCCGAACACGGACACGCCTACCGATCGCCCGGTGGTCGTTTCGCCGTCGAGCCGGACGCCTCCGCCGCCAGTTACTTCCTTGCTCTTCCTGTCGTATCCGCTGGTCGGATACGGCTTCCCGGCATCCCACGCGACTCGCTCCAGGGCGACACCGCCTTCGCCGAGGTGATCCGTGCGGTCGGAGCCACGATCGAACACGGCGAAGGCGGACTCGTCTGCACCTTCCCTCGCGCGCATGAACCGTCGGCCGTCCGGCGCGACTTCCACGCCATCTCCGACACGTTCCTCACCCTCGCCGCGATAGCGCCTCTGCTCGACGGCGTCACTCGGATCACCGGCATCGCCCACACCCGCAAGCAGGAGACGGACCGCGTCTCGGGCATGGCCACGGAGTTGCGCAAGCTCGGCCAACACGTGATCGAGGAACACGACTCGCTCGAGATCCACCCGCGCCCTCTCGTGCCGCACACGGAAATCGAAACTTACCACGACCATCGCTTCGCGATGAGCTTCGCCGTCCTCGGATGCCACGACCTCCTCGGCGACGGAAAGCCGTGGTTGACCATCCGCAACCCCGCGTGTTGCGCCAAGACATTCCCACGTTTCTTCGAAACTCTCGAGGAAGTCCGCTCACGCAGCACACGTTCCTGA
- the cmk gene encoding (d)CMP kinase → MAESRFLIVAVDGGAASGKSSTSRAISERFGLLHVDTGSFYRAVTFKLLELGVAPDDPSAVETALARLRPGTRVEGRSARMEIDGWTPGDEIRSARVNDNVSRFAALPVVRRFLLDYQRGQADVARRHGFEGLVMEGRDIGSVIFPDADLRIFLEASSAARAARRAAEGHVDQIHERDRLDTQRKTAPLVCPVGAVPIDSTHLSLSEVVDRVATLVRSKLGT, encoded by the coding sequence ATGGCCGAATCCCGTTTCCTCATCGTGGCCGTCGACGGCGGTGCCGCCTCCGGAAAGTCCTCCACCTCGCGCGCGATCAGCGAACGCTTCGGCCTGTTGCACGTCGACACAGGCTCGTTCTACCGAGCGGTCACGTTCAAGCTGCTCGAACTCGGCGTCGCTCCCGACGACCCCTCCGCCGTCGAAACCGCACTCGCACGTCTGCGTCCCGGTACTCGCGTGGAGGGCCGCAGCGCCCGCATGGAGATCGACGGCTGGACTCCCGGAGACGAGATCCGCAGTGCTCGCGTCAACGACAACGTCTCCCGGTTCGCCGCTCTACCCGTCGTGCGCCGATTCCTCTTGGACTACCAACGAGGACAAGCCGATGTCGCCCGCCGCCACGGGTTCGAAGGGCTCGTCATGGAGGGGCGCGACATCGGTTCGGTGATCTTTCCCGATGCCGACCTCCGGATCTTCCTCGAGGCCTCGTCCGCGGCGCGGGCCGCGCGCCGCGCCGCAGAGGGCCACGTCGACCAGATTCACGAGCGCGACCGCCTCGACACTCAACGCAAGACGGCGCCACTCGTATGCCCGGTCGGTGCCGTCCCGATCGACTCCACGCACTTGTCCCTTTCGGAGGTCGTGGATCGAGTGGCGACGCTCGTGCGGTCCAAGCTCGGCACCTGA
- a CDS encoding glycoside hydrolase family 2 TIM barrel-domain containing protein — protein MSELVRSEGVELSLAGVWRGRLGRRDEDDASALAALEASPDVFRVELPGSLQQQGIGDPPTIEGPWIGTFFDRTFFDVPEHADDREPGRLRLPFWLTPTVRFSGAAWYRRTFEVPAEWDGMRLAVELERVHWRSTVWLDDRLLGTCDSLSVPHVHEIGEHCAAGTHVLTLRIENGLLIDLGVNSHSISDNTQGDWNGAVGRIQIVATPSVRIGKLDVFPDVTRRRVHVRGRVDGADESVRVSLHALIDGESMGPRVVVHTEVGAKGEFHAELELGREARTWSEFSPILHRVVAEVEGSGHRREVEFGLREITTEGRRMLMNGQPLFLRGALECCIFPRTGYPPTDVDSWLEIMDVVRAHGLNHLRFHSWCPPEAAFVAADRAGVYLQIEAGSWPNQSTVLGQGRPVDAWLEAESRRILDTYGNHASFVLMAAGNEPGGGHSADTWLAGWTERRRQEDSRRLYTATACWPLLPTNQFHVTSDLRTHQWLAGLKSRLNALPPETRTDYRSYVETRDVPIVTHEIGQWCAYPRLDDTDSYIGHLKPRNLELFREKLAANHMDDQASAFLAASGRLQVLCYKEEIESALRTPGLAGFQLLDLRDFPGQGTAPVGVLDVFWRSKGYLEAGEMRRFCGSIVPLVRLERRVFEAGDLLVAEVEIAHFGAEDLSDAVVRWKLVDDACSVVREGVFGAVSLAAGGLRRVDRILVDLEGVSTPARLKLVVGIDGTAIENDWSVWVYPDSGDTPAETRVMRAAGWNARVEETLARGDTVVLTVPSLKLRGDARGQVQLGFTPIFWNTWCTAGQAPHTLGVLCDPAHPAFASFPTDGHTDWQWWYVIRNSGAMILDRLPPSLRPIVQVVDDWNSARRLGLVFEARVGKGRVLVSSIDFRFATDPVCRQLQASLESYATSPVFDPEVEVDPACLRTLFVDT, from the coding sequence TTGAGCGAACTGGTGCGCTCCGAGGGCGTGGAACTCTCTCTGGCCGGGGTTTGGCGCGGCAGACTCGGCCGACGCGATGAAGACGATGCTTCGGCGCTCGCCGCGCTCGAGGCGTCTCCCGATGTGTTTCGCGTCGAATTGCCCGGTTCGCTGCAACAACAAGGGATCGGCGATCCACCGACGATCGAGGGGCCGTGGATCGGCACGTTCTTCGACCGAACGTTCTTCGACGTTCCCGAGCACGCGGACGACCGCGAGCCGGGGCGCTTGCGGCTTCCGTTCTGGCTCACGCCGACGGTGCGTTTCAGCGGTGCCGCCTGGTATCGGCGGACGTTCGAAGTGCCGGCCGAGTGGGACGGTATGCGTCTGGCGGTGGAACTCGAGCGCGTGCATTGGCGGTCCACCGTGTGGCTCGACGATCGCCTCCTCGGCACGTGCGACAGCCTCTCGGTGCCGCACGTCCACGAAATCGGAGAGCATTGCGCGGCGGGGACGCACGTCCTCACGTTGCGGATCGAGAACGGCCTGTTGATCGATCTCGGAGTGAATTCGCATTCGATCAGCGACAACACGCAGGGCGATTGGAACGGCGCCGTCGGCCGTATCCAGATCGTGGCTACACCCTCGGTTCGGATCGGAAAGCTCGACGTGTTTCCGGACGTGACGCGGCGACGAGTGCACGTCCGAGGCCGGGTCGACGGTGCGGACGAGAGCGTGCGAGTGTCGTTGCACGCACTGATCGACGGAGAGTCGATGGGTCCGCGAGTGGTCGTGCACACGGAGGTGGGGGCCAAAGGCGAGTTCCATGCGGAGTTGGAGCTCGGTCGAGAGGCGCGGACGTGGAGCGAGTTCAGTCCGATTCTTCACCGAGTCGTCGCGGAGGTGGAGGGAAGCGGGCATCGACGCGAGGTCGAGTTCGGGCTGCGGGAAATCACGACGGAAGGACGGCGCATGCTGATGAACGGCCAGCCGTTGTTTCTGCGTGGCGCGCTGGAGTGCTGCATCTTTCCGCGGACGGGTTACCCGCCGACGGACGTGGACTCGTGGCTCGAGATCATGGACGTGGTGCGCGCGCACGGCCTGAATCATCTGAGGTTTCATTCGTGGTGTCCGCCCGAAGCGGCGTTCGTCGCGGCGGATCGCGCCGGCGTCTACTTGCAGATCGAAGCGGGCTCGTGGCCCAACCAATCGACCGTGTTGGGGCAGGGGCGACCAGTCGACGCGTGGCTGGAAGCGGAGTCGCGGCGTATTCTCGACACCTACGGCAACCATGCCTCGTTCGTGCTCATGGCGGCGGGTAACGAGCCTGGAGGCGGGCACAGTGCGGACACTTGGCTCGCGGGATGGACCGAGCGTCGTCGCCAAGAGGATTCGCGGCGACTCTACACCGCAACTGCGTGCTGGCCCCTGTTGCCGACGAATCAGTTTCACGTCACCTCGGACCTGCGGACGCACCAGTGGCTCGCGGGATTGAAGTCGCGGCTGAACGCCCTGCCTCCCGAGACGCGCACCGACTACCGGTCCTACGTCGAAACGCGCGACGTGCCGATCGTCACGCACGAGATCGGCCAGTGGTGCGCGTATCCACGACTCGACGACACGGACTCCTATATCGGGCACTTGAAGCCGCGAAATCTCGAGTTGTTTCGCGAGAAGCTCGCGGCGAACCACATGGACGACCAAGCGTCGGCCTTTCTCGCGGCCTCGGGTCGCCTGCAGGTGCTCTGTTACAAGGAAGAGATCGAGTCGGCGCTGCGCACGCCGGGTCTGGCGGGCTTTCAATTGCTCGATCTGCGGGACTTTCCCGGGCAGGGAACCGCGCCGGTGGGAGTGCTCGACGTCTTCTGGCGTTCCAAAGGTTACCTCGAGGCGGGCGAGATGCGGCGGTTCTGTGGGTCGATCGTGCCGCTGGTGCGGCTGGAGCGTCGCGTCTTCGAGGCGGGCGATCTCTTGGTCGCCGAGGTCGAGATCGCGCACTTCGGCGCGGAAGACTTGTCGGACGCCGTGGTGCGTTGGAAGCTCGTCGACGACGCGTGCTCGGTCGTGCGCGAGGGCGTTTTCGGAGCGGTGTCGCTCGCGGCCGGAGGATTGCGCCGCGTGGATCGGATCCTCGTGGATTTGGAAGGTGTATCGACGCCCGCAAGGTTGAAGCTCGTGGTCGGGATCGACGGGACCGCGATCGAGAACGACTGGTCCGTGTGGGTGTATCCGGACAGCGGTGACACACCGGCCGAAACGCGCGTGATGCGTGCGGCCGGGTGGAACGCGCGCGTCGAGGAGACGCTTGCTCGCGGCGACACCGTCGTTCTCACCGTGCCGAGCTTGAAGTTGCGTGGTGACGCGCGTGGGCAGGTGCAGTTGGGGTTCACCCCGATCTTTTGGAACACGTGGTGTACGGCGGGGCAGGCGCCGCACACCTTGGGAGTCCTGTGCGACCCGGCGCATCCGGCGTTCGCGTCGTTCCCGACGGATGGGCACACCGATTGGCAGTGGTGGTACGTGATCCGCAACTCGGGTGCGATGATTCTGGACCGTCTGCCGCCGTCGCTACGGCCGATCGTGCAAGTCGTCGACGACTGGAATTCGGCCCGACGATTGGGCCTCGTCTTCGAGGCGCGCGTAGGCAAGGGACGCGTGCTCGTGTCGAGCATCGACTTTCGTTTCGCGACGGACCCGGTTTGCCGACAATTGCAGGCGAGTCTGGAGAGTTACGCGACGAGCCCTGTGTTCGATCCCGAAGTAGAGGTCGATCCCGCATGTCTTCGTACTCTGTTCGTGGATACGTGA